The Streptomyces sp. NBC_00162 sequence AGCGCCGCGAGGCCGCCGAGCGGATGGCGCTCAACGCCCCGATCCAGGGCACCGCCGCCGACATCGTCAAGGTCGCGATGCTGCGCGTGGACCGGGCGATCACGGCGGCCGGGCTGAAGTCGCGGATGCTGCTCCAGGTCCACGACGAAATCGTGCTGGAGATCGCCCCGGGCGAGCGGAAGCAGGTCGAGGAGCTGGTGCGCCGCGAGATGGGCGCCGCCGTCGAGCTGCGGGCCGCGCTGGACGTGTCCGTGGGCGTCGGCTCCGACTGGGAGTCCGCCGCGCACTGACCCGCCCGCGCAGGGTTCACCGGACGCCCGTCCCCGCTATGCGGTGGGGACGGGCGTTCGCACGTCCTCCCGCGTACTGCCGGCGCGGTCGCCGCGGTGCCGGACCCGTACGAGGACCCCGTACAGCAGCAGGGCCACGGCGAGGCCGCCGCCCGCCCCGAAGCAGACGGTCGGGATGATGTCGAGCGGCGTACGGATCCGGTCGAAGAAGGTGAAGAAGCGGATCATGCGCATCGTGACCCCGGCCGCCACGCACACCACGAGCAGGGCGAGCGCACACCCGATCTCGGCGCGGGTCAGCACCGGCACGGACGCGGGAACCGGAGAGGGCGGCAGCCGGCGCAGGGCGGTCGCCGTGAACCAGAGGAGGGCGCAGGCGGCGATCGCCGAAGTCCCGTACTGGAGGTACGAGTAGAGGGGCAGGCCGAAGGCGAGCGGCTCACCGAGCTCGGGCAGCGCGTTCGTCCCCCAGCGGTCCAGGTGCGTGAAGCTGTCCCACACGACGTGCGTGAGGGAGCCGACGACCGCCGAGAGGTAGAACCAGAGCGCGAGCGAGAGCAGTTGGCGCCCCCGCCAGTGCTCGCCGCGCACGAAGGCGTGCACACGGCCCCGCCAGGCGCGCGGCAGGAGTGCGATCAGCGGCTCGCGCAGCAGCAGCCAGCACGCCACGAGGGCGGCCGTGAGCGCGGCGTCGGCGGTGAGCACACCCGGCAGCGAATGCGTGAACGTGCCGTACGACATGACCCCCTCGACGACCGCGTCGGCGAAGTAGAACGTGTCCGGCGCGAACGATCCGAGGACCAGCGCCGAGGCGACCAACGGCCCCCGCGCCCGCCCGGTCCGGCGCACGGCCGGAAGGACGGCGGCCGCATGGCTGAGGGTGAACGGCATGGCACTTCTCCTGGATCTTGTCGGTCCGGCCAGTATGCGCGACCTGCACGGGACGTGGGGATGTGGTGAATTCCACCCCATCGTGCGTGCCCCGTGCAGGCAGTTGACGTAGGGTCACGCGGACGTCGAGGGGGAGGGGTCCGGCTCATGTCGGCTCGAATATTCGGACGTAGGCTGCGCAGGGGCGCGGCGGCAGCCCTGGTCTCCGCGCTGGTGGTCGCCGCGGTGACCGCCTCCCAGGGGCCGGCCGGCGCCCGCGCGGAGCGGATCTCGGCGGCAGGGGAGGGCGGCCCGCAGCCCCTCCCGGAGGCCGGAACCGGAGGGGACACCTCCTACTTCACCGAACTGCCGCCGCTGGTGAGCCCCGAGCCGCCGGCGGTGGTGCTGCCGGACGAGCAGCCTTCCGCCCCCGCCGAACAGGCC is a genomic window containing:
- a CDS encoding DUF4184 family protein, with protein sequence MPFTLSHAAAVLPAVRRTGRARGPLVASALVLGSFAPDTFYFADAVVEGVMSYGTFTHSLPGVLTADAALTAALVACWLLLREPLIALLPRAWRGRVHAFVRGEHWRGRQLLSLALWFYLSAVVGSLTHVVWDSFTHLDRWGTNALPELGEPLAFGLPLYSYLQYGTSAIAACALLWFTATALRRLPPSPVPASVPVLTRAEIGCALALLVVCVAAGVTMRMIRFFTFFDRIRTPLDIIPTVCFGAGGGLAVALLLYGVLVRVRHRGDRAGSTREDVRTPVPTA